Proteins from one Leptonema illini DSM 21528 genomic window:
- a CDS encoding FxLYD domain-containing protein encodes MFKRCLSIAATLLLIGCQSNPTAELVRELNPDGYKDATVAVLPLITSGLPAEAGRYHGDRIVDELVRSGRYRVLERSLVDRILEEQKFQNSGMADTDQAARIGRLLSARLVITGMAYGRPDGADLFIRLIDVESGVILKSAHRQVREGRPSDDRRRESDSGQSTSEQNAQTDKPNIARIKPIIGEVKADDEAQREARGEILDLAAIPSVGNIVVIGRMRNTGSITIGTPSLRVGLFDAKGEEIDSVQCFPGVDLPPGALLPFQCVSLNTRDRFASTRLLHFKPQPTRSDLYVHDLSVVRHNLRYDGFAYNLTGTIQHSGKIPVKYPRVIASFFDAGGSFIGSAQGFGDDKELQPGQQTRFQASLWALGGRKPARYEMVVVGLRN; translated from the coding sequence ATGTTCAAGCGTTGTCTGAGTATCGCGGCGACTCTGCTGCTGATCGGCTGTCAGTCGAATCCGACAGCTGAACTTGTTCGTGAACTCAACCCCGACGGCTATAAAGACGCGACCGTAGCCGTGCTTCCTCTGATCACATCAGGGCTACCGGCCGAAGCCGGGCGTTATCATGGCGATCGAATCGTCGATGAGCTCGTTCGTTCCGGACGCTATCGCGTGCTTGAACGTTCGCTTGTCGATCGTATTCTCGAAGAACAGAAGTTTCAGAACTCAGGAATGGCCGACACCGACCAGGCGGCGCGCATCGGCAGACTGCTTTCGGCAAGACTTGTCATTACGGGAATGGCCTATGGCCGTCCTGACGGAGCGGATCTGTTTATCCGCCTGATTGACGTCGAATCGGGCGTGATTTTGAAAAGCGCCCATCGTCAGGTGCGCGAGGGCAGACCGTCCGATGATCGCCGGCGCGAAAGCGATTCCGGCCAGAGCACATCCGAACAGAACGCTCAAACGGATAAACCGAACATTGCGCGTATTAAGCCGATCATCGGCGAGGTGAAGGCAGACGATGAGGCGCAGAGAGAGGCGCGAGGGGAGATCCTTGATCTCGCCGCCATCCCCAGCGTCGGCAATATCGTCGTTATAGGGCGCATGCGCAATACAGGAAGTATAACCATCGGAACGCCCTCTCTTCGCGTAGGCCTCTTTGATGCGAAAGGTGAAGAGATCGATAGCGTGCAATGCTTTCCCGGCGTCGACCTTCCACCGGGAGCTCTTTTGCCTTTTCAGTGTGTTTCGCTTAATACAAGGGATCGGTTTGCGTCGACCAGGCTGCTTCATTTCAAACCACAACCGACGCGCTCCGACCTCTATGTTCACGATCTCTCGGTGGTCAGGCATAACCTGCGTTATGACGGCTTTGCATACAATCTGACGGGGACCATCCAGCATTCCGGAAAGATCCCCGTCAAATACCCTCGCGTCATCGCCTCTTTCTTTGATGCCGGCGGCTCCTTTATTGGAAGCGCCCAGGGCTTCGGCGATGATAAAGAGCTGCAACCCGGCCAGCAGACGCGCTTTCAGGCCTCGCTCTGGGCTCTGGGTGGTCGCAAGCCGGCGCGCTATGAGATGGTCGTCGTCGGCCTGCGGAATTAG
- a CDS encoding HU family DNA-binding protein yields the protein MATKKTTKKAPAAKAKASNGKYSFLDSLLEGVVESTSVNKKGEVVLKKSDLKQALEASLLEAGKAAARGEKVRLPVIGTLMMKDVAARKAGKALNRFTGEMVDVAARPASRKPRWSFPKSLKDLFADKKNWK from the coding sequence GTGGCTACTAAGAAGACAACGAAGAAGGCTCCCGCTGCAAAAGCAAAAGCCAGCAACGGAAAGTACTCATTTCTTGACTCCCTGCTTGAAGGGGTCGTCGAATCGACGTCGGTAAACAAGAAAGGCGAGGTTGTACTGAAGAAGAGCGACCTGAAGCAGGCTCTTGAGGCCTCCTTGCTTGAAGCCGGCAAAGCTGCAGCTCGCGGAGAGAAGGTGCGTCTTCCCGTCATCGGAACGCTGATGATGAAGGATGTAGCCGCTCGCAAAGCAGGCAAGGCTCTGAACCGCTTCACCGGCGAGATGGTCGATGTGGCCGCACGTCCGGCAAGCCGCAAACCGCGTTGGAGCTTCCCGAAATCGCTGAAAGATCTGTTCGCAGATAAGAAGAACTGGAAGTAA
- a CDS encoding adenylate/guanylate cyclase domain-containing protein, with protein sequence MAFRRNIVFSASEDRLERLLEDRLKPGADKEKIDERIWDLFGEEWVIMMTDLSGFSRGVEKYGIIHFLQTIQESERILIPVIEEHDGILLKMEGDSMFVIFRRPRKALAAAIAMQRVLVDYNNGRIPEEQILLCVGLGFGRVLKIGDTDCFGAEVNAASKLGEDTAKANEILVTASFKEAAGEQEGIAYALLDGAPPGASAAYRINYAL encoded by the coding sequence ATGGCATTTCGACGGAACATTGTTTTCAGCGCATCAGAAGACCGGCTTGAGCGTTTGCTTGAAGATCGCCTCAAGCCCGGAGCAGACAAAGAGAAGATCGATGAGCGGATCTGGGATCTTTTTGGCGAAGAATGGGTCATCATGATGACCGATCTTTCGGGTTTTTCAAGAGGGGTCGAGAAATACGGTATCATTCACTTCTTGCAGACGATACAGGAATCGGAGCGCATCCTTATACCAGTTATCGAAGAGCATGACGGCATTCTACTGAAGATGGAAGGCGATAGCATGTTCGTGATCTTTCGCCGTCCGCGCAAGGCGCTTGCCGCCGCTATTGCCATGCAGAGAGTTCTTGTGGATTACAATAACGGTCGAATTCCCGAAGAACAGATCCTGCTCTGCGTCGGCCTCGGATTCGGTCGTGTGCTGAAGATCGGCGATACGGATTGCTTCGGGGCCGAGGTGAACGCGGCAAGCAAGCTCGGTGAGGATACGGCAAAGGCCAACGAAATCCTTGTGACGGCCAGCTTTAAAGAGGCGGCCGGAGAACAGGAAGGCATCGCCTACGCGCTGCTTGACGGTGCGCCTCCTGGAGCAAGCGCCGCATACAGGATCAACTATGCTCTCTAA
- a CDS encoding esterase/lipase family protein, which translates to MRKLMYLLPALFCAVAGLEARAARTTYPVVFAHGMAGFDDIAGYDYWGDDYGTFVGDPCDGFLEITCNSYIDSNQKAFIGQVQPFHNSEVRGYDLANDTEGFMATVGASKVNLIGHSQGGLDIRKAAVELRNRRGTPVVRVLISVSSPHRGSPVAKFILDLGPGITDVIAALANIYGNIVYSSGNDGFAAAKQLVYNDYSSSDGILTGAKQFNEKYPINSNYANRYASIVTAQTGLSVNPLLFILRNGFFNIDGNGYCVDDCNNDGAAGKGNGTATDLDDDGLVGINSQQMGYRLKYTVRGFGLFDSIGTESSTGYVSNINAPSSTQMTSTAAIVEQDHLDVVGLPPDTFDEMEFYAALIDYIAYYD; encoded by the coding sequence ATGCGAAAGCTTATGTATCTCCTGCCGGCGCTCTTTTGCGCGGTGGCAGGACTGGAGGCCCGCGCGGCCCGAACCACCTATCCGGTGGTATTTGCTCATGGAATGGCCGGTTTTGACGATATCGCCGGCTACGATTATTGGGGAGACGATTATGGAACGTTTGTAGGCGACCCCTGCGACGGCTTCCTTGAAATCACCTGCAACTCCTACATCGACAGCAATCAGAAGGCCTTCATCGGTCAGGTTCAGCCGTTTCACAATTCCGAGGTTCGCGGATATGACCTTGCCAACGATACCGAAGGCTTCATGGCAACGGTCGGCGCCTCGAAGGTAAACCTCATCGGCCATTCGCAGGGCGGGCTTGATATTCGCAAAGCTGCCGTCGAACTGCGCAATCGCCGCGGAACGCCCGTCGTTCGCGTGCTGATCAGCGTCTCTTCGCCGCATCGCGGATCGCCCGTTGCGAAATTTATTCTGGATCTCGGCCCGGGCATCACCGACGTTATCGCCGCTCTTGCCAATATCTATGGCAATATCGTATATTCCAGCGGCAACGACGGCTTCGCCGCCGCGAAACAGCTCGTGTATAACGATTATTCCTCCAGCGACGGCATTCTCACCGGAGCAAAGCAGTTCAACGAGAAATATCCGATCAACTCGAATTATGCAAACCGGTATGCCTCTATTGTTACGGCACAGACGGGACTGAGCGTGAATCCGCTGCTTTTCATTCTGCGTAACGGATTCTTCAATATTGACGGCAACGGATACTGCGTGGATGATTGTAACAACGACGGAGCGGCCGGCAAAGGAAACGGAACGGCGACAGATCTGGACGACGACGGCCTCGTCGGCATCAACTCACAGCAGATGGGCTATCGCCTGAAATATACGGTTCGCGGCTTCGGCCTTTTCGATTCTATCGGAACGGAAAGCTCCACGGGCTATGTAAGCAACATCAACGCGCCGAGCTCGACGCAGATGACGTCGACGGCGGCCATCGTCGAGCAGGATCATCTTGACGTCGTCGGATTACCGCCCGATACCTTCGATGAGATGGAGTTCTATGCTGCTCTTATCGACTACATCGCCTACTACGATTGA
- a CDS encoding lipase secretion chaperone — protein sequence MNKTRLFFISAAVAAVLAIGAAFLLLRSDDTLDEIDRVRRHPPASRTVDENEVARLVEVMNEEGSPRFSDDLTFEQMVAVLRANYGKNIKNRWVQIRLIEDLIRSMKARFGEAWVEEMYVTLKAAFPDLADDIFERFEKYQQYQEWLEKNRDELAGMSREERQEILNEKRNELFGEEVAAEIWAGEIRNEKIATSLKQIDQSGGDLNQKLSSYKAALNEALGEQTDRHMEARRYELTSRFLELPSVQKELSHMSPDDRNETLTQIRKGLGMDVEAIERWKSLDTERDDRWKTGQSYMSARDALTSGGASESDLNELRLKYFGPDQAEVIKNEEESGFFRYKQERVYGKN from the coding sequence ATGAATAAAACCAGACTCTTTTTTATTTCGGCTGCTGTAGCGGCCGTGCTCGCCATCGGCGCTGCCTTCCTTTTGCTGCGCTCGGACGATACGCTTGATGAAATCGACCGCGTTCGTCGCCATCCGCCCGCCTCGCGTACCGTCGACGAAAATGAGGTGGCACGGTTAGTCGAGGTTATGAACGAAGAGGGAAGCCCACGCTTCTCGGACGATCTGACTTTTGAGCAGATGGTAGCCGTGCTGCGAGCCAACTACGGCAAAAACATCAAGAACCGCTGGGTGCAGATTCGCCTTATCGAAGATCTGATTCGTTCGATGAAGGCGCGCTTCGGCGAGGCCTGGGTCGAAGAGATGTATGTGACGCTGAAGGCGGCCTTTCCCGATCTCGCCGATGATATCTTCGAACGCTTTGAGAAGTATCAGCAATACCAGGAATGGCTTGAGAAGAATCGAGACGAGCTTGCCGGTATGAGCCGTGAAGAGCGGCAGGAGATCCTGAACGAAAAGCGCAACGAACTGTTCGGCGAAGAGGTGGCCGCAGAGATCTGGGCCGGTGAGATCCGCAACGAAAAGATCGCAACCTCGCTGAAGCAGATCGATCAATCGGGTGGCGATCTGAACCAGAAACTTTCAAGCTACAAGGCGGCGTTGAATGAGGCACTCGGCGAACAGACGGATCGACACATGGAGGCTCGTCGCTACGAGCTGACGAGTCGGTTCCTGGAACTTCCTTCCGTTCAGAAAGAGTTATCCCACATGAGTCCCGACGATCGGAACGAAACGCTCACCCAGATCCGCAAGGGTCTCGGTATGGACGTCGAGGCCATCGAACGCTGGAAATCGCTCGATACGGAACGCGATGATCGCTGGAAAACGGGACAGAGCTACATGAGCGCACGCGATGCCCTGACATCGGGCGGCGCCTCGGAATCTGATCTGAATGAGCTGCGTCTCAAGTACTTCGGCCCCGACCAGGCAGAGGTTATCAAAAACGAAGAAGAGTCGGGATTCTTCAGATACAAGCAGGAGCGCGTTTACGGGAAGAACTGA
- a CDS encoding prolyl oligopeptidase family serine peptidase, which yields MQRSHFLFYILLLLMLQTFAACQVDRRPPEQKIRDRFAFGRYETSEVVLPYRLSRPGKLSTQKKYPLIVMFHGAGERGMDNEKTMKHFLPMLGRADFPLDEAYVLIPQCDEPYRWVEADWNLPAHRQPARPSKPINALFDLMRKLITSESVDTSRIYAVGLSMGGFAVWDVLARRPDLFAAGIAVCGGGDENTARSIHSPIWAFHGANDQVVKPARSRNMVEALKRAGRSVRYTEYANEGHGSWRPAFQEPDVIHWLFSQRRQ from the coding sequence GTGCAGCGCTCCCACTTTCTCTTCTATATCCTCCTGTTGCTGATGCTTCAGACGTTTGCGGCCTGTCAGGTCGATCGTCGTCCCCCTGAGCAGAAGATCCGCGATCGTTTTGCGTTCGGGCGTTACGAGACGAGCGAGGTCGTTCTTCCGTACAGGCTTTCGCGTCCGGGGAAGCTTTCGACTCAGAAGAAGTATCCGCTGATCGTAATGTTTCACGGCGCCGGCGAACGCGGCATGGATAACGAAAAGACGATGAAGCACTTTCTGCCCATGCTCGGGCGGGCGGATTTTCCGTTAGACGAAGCATACGTATTGATTCCACAGTGTGATGAGCCCTATCGCTGGGTGGAGGCGGACTGGAACCTTCCCGCACACAGACAGCCGGCACGGCCGTCGAAGCCCATAAACGCTCTCTTTGATCTGATGCGAAAACTGATCACAAGCGAATCCGTCGATACGTCGCGCATCTATGCCGTCGGTCTTTCGATGGGAGGCTTCGCCGTCTGGGATGTGCTTGCAAGGCGGCCCGATCTCTTTGCCGCCGGCATCGCCGTCTGCGGCGGCGGCGACGAGAATACGGCAAGATCCATTCATTCTCCGATCTGGGCCTTTCACGGAGCGAACGACCAGGTAGTAAAACCCGCTCGTAGCCGCAATATGGTCGAGGCGTTAAAGAGAGCCGGCCGCTCCGTTCGTTATACGGAATATGCGAACGAAGGACATGGCAGCTGGCGTCCGGCCTTTCAGGAGCCCGACGTTATACATTGGTTATTCTCGCAGAGGCGCCAGTAG
- the thiC gene encoding phosphomethylpyrimidine synthase ThiC, which yields MTPSKTGISEKARITRDPFPESEKIYTTGSRPDLRVPSREIRLSETHHRDGSKTPNEPVIVYDTSGPYTDPAVAIDVTKGLPCIRESWIEERGDVRVVPLNERARPNAVSLPGLDRTVRVANEGANVTQLHYARRGIITPEMEFIAIRENMARELLWQSGQSPRILPSGLPEFVTPEFVRDEIAAGRAILPASINHPETEPMIIGRNFLVKINANIGNSAVVSSIEEEVEKLVWAIRWGADTVMDLSTGKQIHETREWILRNSPVPIGTVPIYQALEKVGGIAEELTWELYRDTLIEQAEQGVDYFTIHAGVLLRYVPLTARRLTGIVSRGGSILAKWCLAHHRENFLYEHFEEICDILKRYDVAFSLGDGLRPGSIYDANDEAQFAELRTLGELTEVAWKHDVQVMIEGPGHVPLHLIEENMREEERLCHNAPFYTLGPLVLDVSPGYDHLASAIGAANIGAMGCSMLCYVTPKEHLGLPDRDDVKQGVIAYRIAAHSANLAKGHRRAILRDHALSKARFEFRWQDQFNLSLDPDTARAYHDATLPAEGAKTAHFCSMCGPKFCSMKITEDVREYAKQADIEEAIQQKSKEFVEQGGQIYR from the coding sequence ATGACACCGAGCAAGACAGGCATTTCAGAAAAGGCGCGCATAACGCGCGATCCTTTTCCTGAAAGCGAGAAAATCTATACGACGGGCTCAAGACCCGATTTGCGCGTACCTTCGAGAGAGATACGCCTTTCTGAAACGCATCATCGCGACGGCTCAAAGACGCCCAACGAGCCAGTGATCGTTTACGATACGTCGGGTCCGTATACCGATCCGGCCGTTGCTATTGATGTTACAAAGGGCCTGCCCTGCATCCGCGAATCGTGGATCGAAGAGCGAGGCGACGTTAGAGTGGTTCCGCTGAACGAGCGGGCCCGGCCGAATGCCGTTTCGCTTCCCGGGCTTGACCGCACGGTGCGCGTGGCTAACGAAGGGGCGAACGTCACGCAGCTGCACTACGCCCGCCGGGGTATCATCACCCCTGAAATGGAATTCATCGCCATTCGCGAGAATATGGCGCGCGAGCTGCTCTGGCAATCGGGGCAGTCGCCTCGCATTCTGCCCTCCGGGCTTCCTGAGTTTGTGACGCCTGAGTTTGTACGCGACGAGATAGCCGCCGGGCGGGCCATTCTGCCGGCCTCGATCAATCATCCTGAAACGGAACCGATGATCATCGGCCGTAACTTCCTTGTGAAGATCAACGCCAATATCGGTAACTCTGCCGTCGTCTCTTCTATAGAAGAAGAGGTTGAGAAGCTCGTCTGGGCTATCCGCTGGGGCGCTGATACGGTGATGGATCTGTCGACGGGCAAGCAGATCCACGAGACGCGAGAGTGGATACTTCGCAACTCTCCCGTTCCGATCGGAACAGTGCCGATCTATCAAGCCCTTGAAAAAGTGGGCGGCATCGCAGAGGAGTTAACCTGGGAACTCTATCGCGACACGCTTATCGAGCAGGCCGAGCAGGGCGTCGACTATTTCACCATTCACGCCGGCGTTCTTCTGCGTTACGTGCCGCTGACGGCTCGTCGATTGACCGGTATCGTATCGCGGGGCGGTTCGATTCTCGCGAAATGGTGCCTGGCGCATCATCGAGAGAACTTTCTTTACGAGCACTTTGAAGAGATCTGCGACATTCTCAAGCGATACGACGTCGCTTTCTCGCTCGGCGACGGCCTGCGTCCGGGAAGCATCTATGACGCAAACGACGAAGCGCAGTTCGCCGAGCTGCGAACGCTGGGCGAGCTGACCGAGGTCGCCTGGAAGCATGACGTTCAGGTAATGATCGAGGGGCCGGGTCACGTTCCGCTTCATCTCATCGAAGAGAATATGCGCGAAGAAGAGCGCCTCTGTCACAACGCTCCGTTCTATACGCTTGGCCCGCTTGTGCTTGATGTGTCGCCAGGCTATGATCATCTCGCTTCGGCCATCGGCGCCGCCAACATCGGAGCGATGGGCTGTTCGATGCTCTGCTATGTGACTCCGAAGGAGCATCTGGGGTTACCCGATCGCGATGACGTCAAGCAGGGAGTGATCGCCTATCGCATCGCCGCCCATTCGGCGAACCTGGCGAAAGGACATCGCCGCGCCATCCTCAGAGATCATGCGCTTTCAAAAGCTCGCTTCGAGTTCCGCTGGCAGGATCAGTTCAACCTGTCTCTTGATCCCGATACGGCCCGCGCCTATCATGATGCGACGCTGCCGGCAGAAGGAGCGAAGACGGCGCACTTCTGTTCGATGTGCGGTCCGAAATTCTGCTCGATGAAGATCACCGAAGACGTGCGTGAGTATGCGAAGCAGGCCGATATCGAAGAGGCCATTCAACAGAAATCGAAGGAGTTCGTAGAGCAGGGCGGGCAGATCTATAGATAA
- a CDS encoding tetratricopeptide repeat protein, producing the protein MFFKVFRLLSAALFIAPFFTASLYANQNWQKASELNQKGDRLIAQKRFDEALQAFAEAERLWSDSGFYATRQGNVYLWHKKDPAAALQHYDRALTQGGDRSVFTLRERGIAFCQIERYDDSEKAFQSALQLAEQNLSAAPATQAKERTGALDEVLYTLGYASICKRDQKRYTEAVALADRGFALRPNSDNFALNEGKVHSEIWLAHAAFAAGRYEEAATHYREAERVTERSTPHRDWLKEFNPRFHRELAEQRLAVERQGIKPQYVHRMHVFFLKKARFDFKDLNGKQVVASDEINADDREKATLFLQVLKRQLEAMSGGRLTIEYDITALDITVTEMSVTAWGGQESRAPILDALPDEAADAYCDAARSVDTIWTFWPGRGSATTANGGALTYPCVPFQLNTPLRGYVSFPANWNAPDATVVYLHEFFHNIEAMSGINPTHGFQDQNRGRFPSWKGTGQMDYFRWHFQNTLPGNKPQPQTYANLNYLHRYPNTATEEVVMANRLAVARITLENRRQAKALAEQAHELYWNRKQHKAALEAAEKALAQNPYQRDALLLAGLAAGDLKKNELAAAYLQRLAPLHPELWVLQRLAYIQQWQLKDLPAAIRTFELIAERHPEESDRYPNYGRALMDADRLDEALVVFEQGRNSSKEDVAAQSAFWKGYLLGERMNRPSDALPLVQEGYNRGYKDSFVEFFLKKYSGSAVSERALAPDAPVTSPKTQRPVEASASPMACSHSGD; encoded by the coding sequence ATGTTCTTCAAGGTCTTCCGGTTACTGTCAGCGGCGCTTTTTATCGCCCCCTTCTTTACCGCGTCTCTTTATGCCAATCAGAACTGGCAGAAGGCCTCGGAGCTGAACCAGAAGGGCGACCGCCTCATCGCGCAGAAGCGCTTTGATGAGGCCCTTCAGGCCTTTGCCGAAGCCGAGCGGCTCTGGAGCGACTCCGGATTCTATGCCACTCGCCAGGGCAACGTCTATCTGTGGCATAAAAAAGATCCCGCGGCCGCTCTTCAGCATTACGACCGGGCTCTTACGCAGGGAGGGGATCGCAGCGTCTTCACCTTACGCGAACGCGGCATCGCCTTCTGTCAGATCGAGCGATACGATGATTCCGAAAAGGCGTTCCAGTCGGCCCTTCAATTAGCAGAACAGAATCTTTCCGCCGCACCCGCCACTCAGGCAAAAGAACGCACCGGCGCCCTTGACGAGGTCCTTTACACACTCGGATACGCGTCGATCTGTAAAAGGGATCAGAAGCGTTATACAGAGGCCGTCGCCCTTGCCGATCGCGGCTTTGCACTTCGACCGAACAGCGATAACTTTGCATTGAATGAAGGCAAGGTCCATTCCGAGATCTGGCTTGCTCATGCAGCCTTCGCCGCCGGGCGCTACGAAGAGGCGGCCACTCACTACAGAGAGGCGGAGCGTGTCACCGAACGCAGCACGCCACATAGAGACTGGCTGAAAGAGTTCAATCCCCGCTTTCACAGAGAGCTCGCCGAGCAGCGTCTTGCCGTCGAGCGCCAGGGCATTAAACCGCAGTACGTTCATCGCATGCATGTCTTCTTTTTGAAGAAAGCCCGGTTTGATTTTAAAGATCTGAACGGAAAGCAGGTCGTCGCCAGCGACGAGATCAACGCTGATGACAGAGAGAAGGCGACTCTTTTCTTGCAGGTATTAAAACGCCAGCTTGAGGCGATGAGCGGCGGACGGCTAACTATCGAATACGACATCACAGCGCTTGATATTACCGTTACAGAGATGAGCGTAACGGCCTGGGGCGGACAGGAGTCGCGCGCCCCCATACTCGATGCTCTGCCTGATGAAGCGGCCGATGCCTACTGCGATGCGGCCCGCAGCGTCGATACGATCTGGACGTTCTGGCCGGGACGCGGCAGCGCCACAACGGCGAACGGAGGCGCTCTCACCTATCCCTGCGTACCCTTTCAACTGAACACGCCCCTTCGCGGATACGTATCGTTTCCGGCGAACTGGAATGCGCCCGATGCGACCGTCGTCTATCTGCATGAGTTCTTTCACAATATCGAGGCGATGAGCGGCATCAATCCGACGCATGGCTTTCAAGATCAGAATCGGGGCCGCTTCCCCTCCTGGAAGGGAACGGGGCAGATGGATTACTTTCGCTGGCATTTCCAGAACACGCTTCCCGGGAACAAACCACAGCCGCAGACCTACGCGAATCTGAATTATCTGCATCGTTATCCGAATACGGCGACGGAAGAGGTCGTCATGGCGAACCGTCTGGCCGTCGCCCGTATCACGCTCGAAAATCGGCGACAGGCGAAAGCTCTCGCCGAACAGGCCCATGAGCTCTACTGGAACCGCAAACAGCATAAGGCGGCGCTTGAAGCGGCCGAAAAGGCCCTTGCCCAGAACCCGTATCAGAGGGACGCTCTGCTTCTTGCCGGTCTGGCCGCCGGTGATCTGAAAAAGAACGAGCTTGCCGCTGCCTATCTGCAACGCCTCGCGCCGCTTCACCCCGAGCTGTGGGTTTTGCAAAGACTTGCCTATATACAGCAGTGGCAGTTGAAAGATCTGCCGGCCGCCATCCGCACCTTCGAGCTGATCGCCGAGCGACATCCCGAAGAGTCCGATCGTTATCCGAACTACGGCCGGGCCCTGATGGATGCAGACCGACTCGACGAGGCCCTTGTCGTCTTTGAACAGGGCAGGAATTCTTCTAAAGAGGATGTGGCCGCGCAGAGCGCCTTCTGGAAGGGATACCTGCTCGGCGAACGTATGAATCGTCCCTCTGATGCGTTGCCGCTCGTTCAGGAGGGTTATAACCGCGGATATAAAGATTCCTTCGTCGAGTTCTTTCTAAAAAAATACTCGGGCTCGGCCGTATCAGAGCGAGCGCTTGCGCCGGATGCTCCTGTTACATCGCCGAAAACACAGAGGCCCGTTGAAGCCTCGGCCAGTCCGATGGCCTGCTCGCACTCCGGCGATTGA
- a CDS encoding RluA family pseudouridine synthase encodes MSELKKIGFVCKEKGRLDKSLQRSISEAHISNSALRKAVFAGRITINGVVCRRPDFTVRPGDRIEGMVEEKEKRPAVTAPVIVYRDEFIIAVDKPAGLPTHKTSDSSRANLYDLLCSMLAEEKGMTGPSELRSELQPEKRPGLLHRLDAETSGLLLFTLRREMNASLAKQFEEHSIEKRYLALVSCSSRLPSTWTCSDPILRAERKRNRYRTARPDEEAMSAVTHFRTVWQKDKVALIEARPVTGRPHQIRVHLSAGGTPIVGDTFYGKELNNRRDGNGRKEREEEAGRLMLHAYELVFEHPATGKRMTLRTEEPDFGEARSDKPKATGRKR; translated from the coding sequence ATGTCAGAACTCAAGAAGATCGGCTTCGTCTGCAAAGAGAAAGGCAGGCTTGATAAAAGCCTGCAGCGCTCGATCAGCGAAGCTCACATTTCAAACTCCGCTCTGCGCAAGGCCGTCTTCGCCGGTCGGATCACGATCAACGGCGTCGTCTGTCGTCGTCCCGATTTCACGGTTCGCCCTGGAGATCGCATCGAAGGCATGGTCGAAGAAAAAGAAAAGCGGCCGGCGGTTACGGCGCCCGTGATCGTCTACCGCGACGAATTCATCATCGCCGTCGATAAGCCCGCCGGGCTGCCCACGCATAAGACATCCGACTCTTCGCGGGCCAATCTGTATGATCTGCTCTGCTCCATGCTTGCCGAAGAGAAGGGAATGACAGGACCATCTGAGTTGCGCTCTGAGCTACAGCCCGAAAAAAGGCCCGGCCTGCTTCATCGATTGGACGCAGAAACGTCAGGATTGCTTCTTTTTACGCTGCGTCGCGAGATGAACGCCTCTCTTGCAAAGCAGTTCGAAGAGCATTCGATTGAGAAGCGGTATCTTGCTCTGGTCTCCTGTAGCTCCAGGCTTCCTTCTACATGGACGTGCAGCGATCCCATACTGCGTGCGGAACGAAAACGCAATCGTTACCGCACCGCACGTCCCGATGAAGAGGCGATGTCGGCCGTCACACACTTTCGCACCGTATGGCAGAAGGATAAAGTCGCTCTTATCGAGGCCCGTCCTGTAACGGGACGTCCGCATCAAATCAGGGTGCATCTCAGCGCCGGAGGTACGCCCATCGTCGGTGATACCTTTTACGGCAAAGAGTTGAATAACAGAAGAGACGGCAACGGTCGAAAAGAACGAGAGGAAGAAGCGGGCAGATTGATGCTGCATGCGTATGAGCTTGTATTCGAGCATCCGGCAACGGGCAAGAGAATGACTCTACGAACAGAAGAGCCGGACTTCGGAGAGGCGCGAAGCGATAAACCGAAAGCAACAGGCAGGAAGCGGTAG